Proteins encoded together in one Microbacterium sp. zg-Y625 window:
- a CDS encoding glycosyltransferase: MLSRVRAAWRAARSAPVIGSALAAADRMWWARIIRRADIVDLDAVAAQAGRRMSERAAIRRYVRGGFREGFTLNPLYLERTISRQLSDSDRVPALYAYLVNDRRRLRVSPLWDAEALAKEDPAALDDPAGPLGHAWRRAQSTGTFRLAGTEIPRAAVTELAAHAFDRPAPLTGDALICVLGPDETDPDQPLRLVLDAVQRGLEVDIRAAAAAYDVFLHARLISATSPRVRVTDTAAVFPAPRATGATVFRGPHASVTAETLPVMLREAAHGPVAALWLAPDGTVAAAGAVRLDGRTAPLLRAHPLEDAQRLGSDPGVPALAGPVRAWPAGAAAVGAGHTLTSCTTTARFDAAWLDEPQADADGASLLARAGFRFLAWHGERAVVARTGTRRRWAIRTSAPAGAAGEAWGDTHFARDLAAALRRLGEDVVVDSYDARERETSYLDDVTVVLRGPHPIPRGPSGRSLLWIISHPDEITAEEVAGFDAVFAASTSWARRATSRFGTPVHPLLQCTDTTKFHPGTSDRGTDIVFVGTARGIARPVVVAPIRAGIPVKVYGPDWSGYIPAGAVVSPSVPRSELPELYRSAGVVLNDHWPAMQREGFVSNRLYDVVAAGGRAISDDVVGISETFGAAVRTYSDVEELLAMLSGDLDALFPDEAELGRIAHQVAAEHSFDARARTLVQTVDGLSA; encoded by the coding sequence ATGCTGAGCCGTGTCCGCGCCGCCTGGCGCGCCGCGCGCAGCGCGCCGGTGATCGGCTCCGCACTGGCTGCGGCCGACCGGATGTGGTGGGCGCGCATCATCCGTCGTGCGGACATCGTCGACCTGGACGCAGTCGCCGCTCAGGCCGGGCGGCGGATGTCGGAGCGAGCGGCGATCCGTCGGTATGTGCGCGGGGGCTTCCGGGAGGGCTTCACCCTCAACCCCCTGTACCTCGAGCGGACCATCTCCCGGCAGCTCTCCGACTCCGACCGCGTTCCCGCCCTGTACGCCTATCTCGTGAACGACCGCCGTCGGCTGCGTGTCAGCCCGCTATGGGATGCGGAGGCGCTGGCGAAGGAGGATCCCGCCGCGCTGGACGATCCGGCTGGGCCTCTGGGGCACGCGTGGCGACGCGCACAGTCGACCGGCACGTTCCGCCTCGCGGGAACCGAGATCCCCCGCGCCGCGGTGACCGAGCTGGCCGCACACGCCTTCGACCGACCGGCGCCACTGACCGGGGACGCCCTCATCTGCGTGCTCGGACCGGACGAGACAGATCCCGACCAGCCGCTGCGCCTGGTCCTCGACGCGGTGCAGCGCGGGCTCGAGGTCGACATCCGCGCCGCGGCGGCCGCATACGACGTGTTCCTCCACGCGCGCCTGATCTCCGCGACATCGCCGCGCGTCCGGGTGACTGACACCGCGGCGGTGTTCCCTGCGCCCCGCGCGACCGGCGCCACGGTCTTCCGGGGTCCCCACGCGAGCGTGACCGCCGAGACGCTCCCCGTGATGCTCCGCGAAGCCGCGCACGGCCCCGTCGCCGCGCTCTGGCTTGCGCCGGACGGCACCGTCGCGGCGGCCGGCGCGGTCAGGCTCGACGGCCGGACGGCGCCCCTCCTGCGCGCGCATCCCCTCGAGGATGCGCAGCGACTGGGGTCCGACCCCGGCGTTCCCGCGCTCGCCGGGCCGGTACGGGCGTGGCCGGCGGGCGCCGCCGCCGTCGGGGCGGGGCACACGCTCACCTCCTGCACGACGACCGCGCGCTTCGACGCCGCGTGGCTCGACGAGCCGCAGGCGGATGCAGACGGTGCCTCCCTGCTGGCCCGGGCGGGGTTCCGATTCCTCGCGTGGCACGGCGAACGGGCGGTCGTCGCCCGCACCGGCACCCGGCGCCGGTGGGCCATCCGCACGTCGGCACCCGCGGGAGCCGCCGGTGAGGCGTGGGGCGACACCCACTTCGCGCGCGATCTCGCCGCCGCGCTGCGCCGGCTGGGAGAGGACGTCGTCGTAGACAGTTACGACGCGCGCGAACGCGAGACGAGCTACCTCGACGACGTCACGGTCGTCCTGCGCGGTCCGCACCCCATACCCCGGGGCCCGTCGGGCCGGAGCCTGCTGTGGATCATCAGCCACCCCGACGAGATCACCGCGGAGGAGGTCGCCGGATTCGACGCGGTCTTCGCGGCATCCACGTCATGGGCGCGACGCGCGACGTCGCGCTTCGGCACCCCCGTGCACCCGCTCCTGCAGTGCACCGACACGACGAAGTTCCACCCGGGCACGTCGGATCGCGGGACCGACATCGTGTTCGTCGGCACGGCGCGCGGGATCGCGCGGCCGGTCGTCGTGGCCCCGATCCGCGCCGGCATCCCGGTGAAGGTGTACGGGCCGGACTGGAGCGGCTACATACCGGCCGGCGCCGTCGTTTCGCCGAGCGTGCCCCGCTCCGAGCTGCCGGAGCTGTATCGCAGCGCAGGGGTCGTCCTCAACGACCACTGGCCCGCGATGCAGCGCGAAGGGTTCGTGTCCAATCGCCTGTACGACGTCGTCGCCGCCGGTGGACGAGCCATCTCGGACGACGTCGTCGGCATCTCCGAGACCTTCGGCGCCGCCGTGCGGACGTACTCGGACGTCGAGGAGCTCCTCGCGATGCTGAGCGGAGACCTCGACGCGCTTTTCCCCGACGAGGCGGAACTGGGGCGCATCGCGCATCAGGTGGCCGCGGAGCACTCGTTCGACGCCCGCGCACGCACGCTCGTGCAGACCGTGGACGGCCTCTCGGCCTAG
- a CDS encoding glycosyltransferase family 2 protein — protein sequence MSDESRPRVGIVVRTKNRPWFLRRTLADIASQTFTDTAVTIVNDGGAPAPVDAVVAEAAGPLRARLSVIHNDVATGRSAAANAGVRATQTEFIVLHDDDDLWHPEFLSRTVAHLDGRGEEIGVVAETEIVYEAERDGGFAEVGRAPFWPGMTEITYADLLQVNRAVPIAYLYRRRLHDDVGFYREDLHAAEDWEFNLRAALRHRIGYLPGEPLAYWMQRKGVTGELGNSMYALAAEHEHYDRLVRDEALRAYVQRHGPGLVLYLSRYIQDEVARQLDDRRSLGQRVTHTLREWRRDRRTR from the coding sequence GTGTCCGACGAATCTCGCCCCCGAGTGGGCATCGTCGTCCGCACGAAGAACCGGCCCTGGTTCCTGCGGAGGACGCTGGCGGACATCGCGTCGCAGACCTTCACCGACACGGCCGTGACGATCGTGAACGACGGAGGTGCGCCCGCACCCGTCGACGCCGTGGTCGCCGAGGCCGCAGGACCGCTGCGTGCGCGCCTGAGCGTCATCCACAACGATGTCGCCACCGGCCGGTCGGCGGCGGCGAACGCGGGCGTGCGCGCCACGCAGACGGAGTTCATCGTGCTGCACGACGACGATGACCTCTGGCATCCGGAGTTCCTCTCCCGCACCGTCGCGCACCTCGACGGTCGCGGCGAGGAGATCGGCGTCGTCGCCGAGACGGAGATCGTCTACGAGGCCGAGCGCGACGGTGGCTTCGCCGAGGTCGGCCGTGCGCCGTTCTGGCCGGGGATGACCGAGATCACCTACGCCGACCTCCTCCAGGTCAACCGCGCCGTGCCCATCGCCTACCTTTACCGTCGGCGCCTCCACGACGACGTCGGCTTCTATCGCGAGGACCTGCACGCCGCCGAGGACTGGGAGTTCAACCTGCGCGCCGCGCTGCGCCATCGCATCGGCTACCTCCCCGGCGAGCCGCTGGCGTATTGGATGCAGCGCAAGGGCGTGACCGGCGAGCTGGGCAACAGCATGTACGCCCTGGCGGCCGAGCATGAGCACTACGACCGCCTGGTGCGCGACGAGGCGCTGCGCGCCTATGTCCAGCGGCACGGGCCCGGGCTGGTGCTCTACCTCAGCCGGTACATCCAGGACGAAGTGGCCCGGCAGCTCGACGACCGGCGTTCTCTGGGGCAGCGGGTGACCCACACGCTGCGCGAGTGGCGCAGGGACCGCCGCACCCGATGA
- a CDS encoding glycosyltransferase, which yields MAQGPPHPMTGLAEPAWRTLQRCVLSDDPRRAALYARGGSALSRDRMRVEARASFATYFGAFPAGYWAAHTAVGRVRLAWRIDGTADVVVRGTDAEGVVSTLAHVRDATGEGSYELDITPRDGWLWCDIVAAADGATIGDVRWEAPGPAPAPATLTVCVTTFDREADCVRLLDRFAEDPGLRSCVDRIVVADQGTRPLVAADGFASVAARLGTMLQVVRQPNVGGSGGFSRGMVEAAAGTATHALLLDDDVDLEPESVRRLAAFAESSRTPTIVGAQMLSLVDPTRLHSFGERIERSGFWWEPVEPSLSGADLSTTTVESTPELSHRIDVDFNGWWMCLIPTATIRLLGASLPLFIKWDDAEYGLRAAAHGVTTVTLPGAALWHMPWTAKDDGLDWQAYFQLRNRLVAALLHGRRRGGRVLSASFAQDVNHLLCGQYGSAAVRALALTDLLRGPEHLWPVLRHGPARPAAVLTREGQAVLPESELPLALVDSTVAPPRGAAEMLARGARVLVHQLRPARSSASPVRLTRAEGKWWALGMLDSAIVDAASGKGAFAMRRSRGTAARGLRRAVALRARLWWQWPALARAYREAAPQEAAIGTWQARLAASSDGPS from the coding sequence GTGGCGCAGGGACCGCCGCACCCGATGACGGGGCTCGCCGAACCGGCGTGGCGCACGCTGCAGCGCTGCGTGCTCTCCGACGATCCTCGCCGCGCTGCGCTGTACGCCAGGGGCGGCTCCGCGCTGTCCCGCGACCGGATGCGTGTCGAGGCCCGCGCCTCGTTCGCGACCTATTTCGGGGCGTTCCCGGCCGGGTACTGGGCCGCTCACACCGCGGTCGGGCGGGTGCGGCTCGCGTGGCGCATCGACGGCACCGCCGACGTCGTCGTTCGTGGCACGGATGCCGAGGGCGTCGTGTCCACGCTCGCCCATGTCCGCGACGCGACGGGCGAGGGGTCGTACGAGCTCGACATCACCCCGCGCGACGGGTGGCTGTGGTGCGACATCGTCGCCGCCGCCGACGGCGCCACGATCGGCGACGTGCGCTGGGAGGCGCCGGGGCCGGCACCGGCCCCGGCGACCCTGACGGTGTGCGTGACCACCTTCGACCGGGAGGCGGACTGTGTGCGCCTGCTCGATCGCTTCGCGGAGGATCCCGGGCTGCGCTCCTGCGTCGACCGGATCGTCGTCGCCGACCAGGGCACACGGCCGCTTGTCGCTGCCGACGGCTTCGCCAGCGTCGCCGCGCGCCTCGGCACGATGCTGCAGGTCGTGCGCCAGCCGAACGTCGGGGGGTCCGGCGGATTCAGCCGTGGCATGGTCGAAGCCGCCGCAGGAACGGCCACCCATGCGCTCCTGCTGGATGACGATGTCGACCTCGAGCCCGAGTCGGTGCGCCGGCTGGCCGCATTCGCGGAGTCGTCGCGAACGCCGACGATCGTCGGCGCGCAGATGCTCAGCCTCGTGGACCCGACGCGCCTTCACTCGTTCGGCGAGCGGATCGAGCGGTCGGGGTTCTGGTGGGAGCCGGTGGAGCCGTCGCTGTCCGGAGCCGACCTGAGCACGACGACGGTCGAGAGCACTCCCGAGCTCAGCCACCGGATCGACGTCGACTTCAACGGGTGGTGGATGTGCCTCATCCCCACCGCGACGATCCGTCTGCTGGGCGCGTCCCTGCCGTTGTTCATCAAGTGGGACGACGCCGAGTACGGGCTGCGGGCGGCGGCGCACGGCGTGACCACCGTCACGCTGCCGGGAGCTGCCCTCTGGCACATGCCCTGGACGGCGAAGGACGACGGACTGGACTGGCAGGCGTACTTCCAGCTGCGCAACCGCCTGGTCGCCGCCCTGCTTCACGGGCGCCGTCGTGGCGGACGGGTGCTTTCCGCGTCGTTCGCTCAGGACGTGAACCACCTGCTGTGTGGGCAATACGGCTCCGCCGCGGTCCGCGCGCTCGCCCTCACCGACCTCCTGCGCGGCCCGGAGCACCTGTGGCCCGTGCTGCGGCACGGTCCCGCGCGCCCTGCCGCCGTGCTGACCCGGGAAGGTCAGGCCGTCCTGCCCGAGTCCGAGCTGCCCCTCGCGCTGGTCGACTCCACGGTCGCGCCGCCGCGGGGGGCGGCCGAGATGCTTGCCCGAGGGGCGAGAGTCCTGGTGCACCAGCTGCGCCCGGCACGGAGCTCGGCGTCGCCGGTGCGGCTGACGCGCGCGGAGGGCAAGTGGTGGGCGCTCGGGATGCTCGACAGCGCGATCGTCGACGCCGCCTCCGGCAAGGGCGCGTTCGCCATGCGCCGCAGCCGGGGGACCGCCGCGCGGGGCCTGCGGCGCGCCGTCGCACTGCGAGCGCGCTTGTGGTGGCAGTGGCCTGCCCTGGCTCGTGCGTACCGGGAGGCGGCTCCGCAGGAGGCGGCGATCGGCACCTGGCAGGCGCGGTTGGCGGCGTCCTCGGACGGCCCCTCCTAA
- the glf gene encoding UDP-galactopyranose mutase, whose product MDLLVVGSGFFGLTIAERAAASGRKVTVIERRHHIGGNAYSEDEATTGIEVHRYGAHLFHTSNATVWEYVNRFTAFTDYVHRVYTNHRGVVYPLPINLGTINQFFQAAYTPDQARAVVQELAGEFDPKTAQNLEERGIGLIGRPLYEAFIRDYTAKQWQTDPRDLPAEVISRLPVRYNYDNRYFSDTWEGLPVDGYTRWLERMADHPNIEVKVGVDFFDADQPLNKRAVVGQLPVVYTGPVDRYFDFAEGELSWRTLDFEEEVLDTGDFQGTPVMNYADADIPYTRIHEFKHFHPERADRYPQDKTVIMREYSRFATREDEPYYPVNTADDRARLLAYRELTKGEADVHFGGRLGTYQYLDMHMAIGSALSMWNNDLA is encoded by the coding sequence ATGGATCTCCTCGTCGTCGGCTCCGGCTTCTTCGGGCTCACGATCGCCGAACGGGCCGCAGCCTCCGGGCGCAAGGTCACCGTCATCGAGCGGCGTCACCACATCGGCGGCAACGCCTACAGCGAAGACGAGGCCACGACCGGGATCGAGGTGCACCGCTACGGTGCCCACCTCTTCCACACCTCCAACGCGACGGTCTGGGAGTACGTCAACAGGTTCACCGCGTTCACGGACTACGTGCACCGCGTCTACACGAACCACCGGGGCGTGGTGTATCCGCTGCCGATCAACCTCGGCACCATCAACCAGTTCTTCCAGGCGGCCTACACGCCCGATCAGGCCCGCGCGGTGGTGCAGGAGCTCGCGGGCGAGTTCGACCCGAAGACGGCCCAGAACCTCGAGGAGCGCGGCATCGGCCTCATCGGGCGGCCGCTGTACGAGGCGTTCATCCGCGACTACACCGCCAAGCAGTGGCAGACCGACCCCCGGGACCTCCCCGCCGAGGTCATCAGCCGGCTCCCGGTGCGGTACAACTACGACAACCGCTACTTCAGCGACACCTGGGAGGGCCTCCCGGTCGACGGATACACGCGGTGGCTCGAGCGGATGGCCGACCATCCGAACATCGAGGTCAAGGTCGGCGTGGACTTCTTCGACGCCGATCAGCCGCTGAACAAGCGCGCGGTGGTCGGTCAGCTCCCCGTGGTCTACACCGGACCCGTGGACCGCTACTTCGACTTCGCCGAGGGCGAGCTGTCCTGGCGGACGCTCGACTTCGAGGAGGAGGTTCTCGACACCGGCGACTTCCAGGGAACGCCGGTGATGAACTACGCCGACGCGGACATCCCGTACACGCGGATCCACGAGTTCAAGCACTTCCACCCCGAGCGGGCCGACCGGTACCCGCAGGACAAGACCGTGATCATGCGCGAGTACTCGCGGTTCGCCACCCGTGAGGACGAGCCGTACTACCCCGTGAACACCGCCGACGACCGCGCGCGGCTGCTGGCCTACCGGGAGCTGACGAAGGGTGAGGCGGACGTGCACTTCGGCGGCCGACTCGGCACGTACCAGTACCTCGACATGCACATGGCGATCGGTTCGGCGCTGTCGATGTGGAACAACGACCTCGCCTGA
- a CDS encoding DUF6541 family protein: MTDLGWITAGAPLAVAAALLVVPGALALAPLRMGWTARAALAGPLSVMVIGVAGIVAAGLGLSFSIWPVLAVAAVLALCAWLARRGGLQLPREPGRVWPLVLTWVLAAAVIAVVAFAAVPSPTAVSQTYDNVFHLSAIAAILEGGDASSLTLRTLIETGDSFSFYPSGWHSLVALTVQVSGTSIPIAVNAAWLAVAAVVWLPGVAWFAQVCIPGSSRTAALVALPLGAAFGAMPYALLTWGTLYPTYLATALLPAAIAVPVLGWRGWRAARAGARRPLLWWSLAATALVAGAVAFGQPRVLVTWALLLAVPVVGVLAAAAGGAWRAGGAERTRLLWLAAAAAAGTIAVAAVGFWYLVTRLGLFERPLDDRLGGPQAQAVQSLGDGVWQVLAQSWLTGVGGAPTWPAPLLAAGVLVGLVVAWRAPRTRWLVGSYALVAALYVLAAGSDDVVTKLATALWYKDKYRLSSALVVVAVVVATLGVMAVSRWIGRRVRARAAVAVGLAWLVAGASAVSLGATGVTDAVGYVFRMPDRAVDEVVSSRQIAFFSQLDDIVPEGQRVAGDPWDGSAWTQVFGGPEPVFPHVNGQWDADRQTIAWHLADIESNPQVCDALDRLMVRYVTYAPRAFGGGDPAGNHFPGPHAAVEAGLFTLVATDGETSLYRIDQCGPLEHAPAS, translated from the coding sequence GTGACAGACCTCGGCTGGATCACTGCCGGCGCGCCCCTGGCGGTCGCCGCCGCCCTGCTCGTCGTGCCCGGCGCGCTCGCGCTGGCGCCGCTGCGCATGGGCTGGACGGCGCGGGCGGCCCTCGCCGGCCCCCTGTCGGTGATGGTGATCGGCGTCGCCGGCATCGTCGCCGCCGGCCTCGGGCTGTCCTTCTCGATCTGGCCCGTCCTTGCTGTCGCGGCGGTGCTGGCGCTGTGCGCCTGGCTCGCCCGCCGAGGGGGCCTGCAGCTCCCGCGGGAACCGGGGAGGGTGTGGCCCCTGGTGCTCACCTGGGTGCTCGCCGCCGCGGTGATCGCCGTCGTCGCCTTCGCCGCGGTCCCGAGCCCCACGGCGGTCAGCCAGACGTACGACAACGTCTTCCACCTGTCGGCCATCGCCGCCATCCTCGAGGGCGGCGACGCCTCGTCGCTCACCCTGCGCACCCTCATCGAGACGGGCGACTCCTTCTCGTTCTACCCGTCGGGGTGGCACAGCCTCGTCGCCCTCACGGTGCAGGTGAGCGGCACCAGCATCCCCATCGCGGTCAACGCCGCCTGGCTCGCCGTCGCGGCGGTCGTGTGGCTGCCGGGCGTGGCGTGGTTCGCGCAGGTCTGCATCCCGGGGTCCTCCCGCACGGCCGCCCTCGTCGCGCTGCCCCTCGGCGCCGCCTTCGGCGCCATGCCGTACGCGCTGCTGACCTGGGGCACCCTCTATCCGACCTACCTCGCCACCGCGCTCCTGCCTGCGGCCATCGCCGTTCCCGTACTGGGCTGGCGGGGGTGGCGGGCCGCCCGCGCCGGCGCCAGGCGCCCGCTGCTGTGGTGGTCCCTCGCCGCGACGGCGCTCGTCGCCGGCGCCGTCGCCTTCGGCCAGCCGCGTGTGCTGGTGACCTGGGCACTCCTGCTGGCGGTGCCGGTCGTGGGGGTACTGGCCGCCGCCGCAGGCGGCGCCTGGCGCGCCGGGGGAGCCGAGCGCACCCGGCTGCTGTGGCTCGCCGCCGCGGCCGCCGCCGGAACGATCGCGGTGGCCGCAGTGGGGTTCTGGTACCTCGTGACCAGGCTGGGGCTGTTCGAGCGGCCTCTCGATGATCGGCTCGGCGGACCGCAGGCGCAGGCGGTGCAGTCGCTGGGCGACGGCGTCTGGCAGGTGCTGGCGCAGTCGTGGCTGACCGGTGTCGGCGGCGCCCCGACCTGGCCGGCTCCGCTGCTGGCGGCGGGCGTGCTCGTGGGGCTCGTCGTCGCCTGGCGGGCGCCGCGCACACGCTGGCTCGTGGGCTCGTACGCGCTGGTGGCCGCGCTGTATGTGCTGGCGGCGGGCTCGGACGACGTCGTCACCAAGCTCGCCACGGCGCTGTGGTACAAGGACAAGTACCGGCTGAGCTCCGCGCTCGTCGTGGTCGCCGTCGTGGTCGCCACGCTCGGGGTGATGGCCGTGTCGCGGTGGATCGGACGGCGCGTGCGGGCCCGCGCGGCGGTGGCGGTGGGCCTCGCGTGGCTCGTCGCGGGCGCATCGGCCGTGTCGCTCGGCGCGACCGGCGTGACCGACGCGGTCGGCTACGTCTTCCGCATGCCCGATCGTGCCGTCGACGAGGTCGTCTCGAGCCGGCAGATCGCGTTCTTCTCGCAGCTCGACGACATCGTCCCCGAGGGCCAGCGCGTGGCCGGGGACCCCTGGGACGGCTCCGCCTGGACGCAGGTGTTCGGGGGGCCCGAGCCGGTGTTCCCGCACGTCAACGGCCAGTGGGACGCCGATCGCCAGACCATCGCCTGGCACCTGGCCGACATCGAGAGCAACCCGCAGGTCTGCGATGCCCTCGACCGGCTGATGGTGCGTTACGTCACCTATGCCCCGCGCGCCTTCGGGGGAGGGGACCCGGCGGGAAACCACTTCCCGGGTCCGCACGCCGCCGTCGAAGCAGGACTGTTCACCCTCGTGGCCACCGACGGCGAGACCTCCCTGTACCGCATCGACCAGTGCGGGCCGCTCGAGCACGCTCCGGCATCCTAG
- a CDS encoding ABC transporter permease, giving the protein MTSATVGAPGSPRRYLHSLWLLTARDLKVRYATSALGYLWSVLDPLVMSAIYWFVFTQIFDRAVGAQPYIVFLITALLPWVWFNASVSDFTRAFNKDARLVRSTAIPRSIWVNRIVLSKGVEFLCSLPVLVVFAVFAGASVGWGLLWFPVAVVLQTMLLVGIGLLVAPLCVLWGDLERTTRLVLRALFYASPVIYGVADLPDGFRELAAFNPLAGIFTLYRVGFFPDQWDTLTVVMAFVMSTFFLVLGLTVFRRLEHAVLKEL; this is encoded by the coding sequence GTGACCTCAGCGACCGTCGGCGCCCCGGGCTCTCCCCGGCGCTACCTGCACTCGCTCTGGCTGCTGACGGCGCGGGACCTGAAGGTGCGCTACGCCACGAGCGCCCTGGGCTACCTGTGGTCCGTGCTCGACCCGCTCGTGATGAGCGCCATCTACTGGTTCGTCTTCACTCAGATCTTCGATCGTGCGGTCGGGGCCCAGCCGTACATCGTCTTCCTCATCACGGCGCTGCTGCCCTGGGTGTGGTTCAACGCGTCGGTCTCCGACTTCACCCGCGCCTTCAACAAGGACGCGCGCCTGGTCCGCTCGACCGCGATACCGCGATCCATCTGGGTGAACCGCATCGTGCTGAGCAAGGGCGTGGAGTTCCTGTGCTCGCTGCCGGTGCTGGTGGTGTTCGCCGTCTTCGCGGGCGCATCGGTCGGGTGGGGTCTGCTCTGGTTCCCCGTGGCCGTGGTGCTGCAGACGATGCTCCTCGTCGGGATCGGACTGCTCGTGGCGCCCCTGTGCGTGCTGTGGGGCGACCTCGAGCGCACCACGCGGCTCGTGCTGCGTGCCCTCTTCTATGCGTCGCCGGTCATCTACGGTGTCGCGGACCTCCCGGATGGCTTCCGCGAACTGGCGGCGTTCAACCCGCTCGCCGGCATCTTCACCCTGTACCGCGTCGGGTTCTTCCCCGATCAGTGGGACACGCTGACCGTGGTCATGGCCTTCGTCATGAGCACGTTCTTCCTGGTGCTGGGGCTCACGGTGTTCCGCCGCCTCGAGCACGCTGTGCTGAAGGAGCTGTGA
- a CDS encoding ABC transporter ATP-binding protein: protein MTSNAIEARDLGVRFRRGRRGGRSIKDLFGGANRRTRPDEFWALRDVSFTVRPGESIGVVGRNGQGKSTLLKLVAGVLLPDEGSVRVNGGVAPLIEITGGFVGDLTVRENVRLTSGLHGMPRAEVARRFDDIIEFAELRDFVDTPYKHLSSGMKVRLAFAVVSQLDEPVFLVDEVLAVGDKAFREKCYRRMEELLDKGRTLFFVSHNERDLRRFCTRGLYLDKGALVLDAPLDDVLARYNADYAAG, encoded by the coding sequence ATGACGTCGAACGCCATCGAGGCCAGGGACCTCGGAGTGCGCTTCCGCCGGGGTCGCCGCGGGGGACGCAGCATCAAGGACCTCTTCGGCGGTGCGAACCGGCGCACCCGCCCGGACGAGTTCTGGGCGCTGCGCGACGTGTCGTTCACGGTGCGGCCCGGGGAATCGATCGGCGTGGTGGGCCGCAACGGTCAGGGCAAGTCCACCCTGCTGAAACTCGTCGCCGGTGTGCTTCTCCCTGACGAGGGGAGCGTGCGGGTGAACGGGGGCGTCGCCCCGCTGATCGAGATCACGGGCGGCTTCGTCGGCGATCTCACCGTGCGGGAGAACGTGCGCCTGACGTCGGGTCTGCACGGGATGCCGCGCGCAGAGGTCGCCCGCCGCTTCGACGACATCATCGAGTTCGCCGAGCTCCGCGACTTCGTCGACACGCCATACAAGCACCTCTCCAGCGGCATGAAGGTGCGTCTGGCGTTCGCGGTCGTGTCGCAGCTGGACGAGCCGGTGTTCCTCGTCGACGAGGTGCTGGCCGTCGGCGACAAGGCGTTCCGGGAGAAGTGCTACCGGCGCATGGAGGAACTGCTCGACAAGGGGCGGACGCTGTTCTTCGTCAGCCACAACGAGCGGGATCTCCGTCGGTTCTGCACCCGTGGGCTGTACCTGGACAAGGGCGCGCTCGTTCTCGACGCCCCCCTGGACGACGTGCTGGCGCGCTACAACGCGGACTACGCCGCCGGGTGA
- a CDS encoding glycosyltransferase family 2 protein → MPPLSETPAAAPFDPASATIAVVTFNRSGLLTRLLESITAMDPKPGHIVIVDNASTDDTTEVVESFRERIGTEIVYRRLETNTGGSGGFSEGMRIAYELGSTWIWLMDDDVEVMPDGLARMGAWAPRFKSIQGRRYDYDGSEFYWQYRIAEPLAIPIPFAPAGFDASGYKEMNSGCFEGMFIHRDIVAQIGLPDPRFFIYWDDQMYGWLASRKTTAVIVNEFVLRRTREIKQWDMGIRHMNASSNAYRYYIMRNRGHMKQYYRALGVYNPVLFGLGTALTFAKEVIRLLFVERTVRGTSNLFRGIRDGRKIARDRSWKPMPPLAATADHPAA, encoded by the coding sequence ATGCCCCCGCTCTCCGAGACCCCCGCCGCCGCGCCCTTCGACCCCGCCTCGGCGACCATCGCCGTGGTCACCTTCAACCGCTCGGGCCTGCTGACCCGGCTGCTGGAGAGCATCACGGCCATGGACCCCAAGCCCGGGCATATCGTCATCGTCGACAACGCCTCGACCGACGACACCACCGAGGTCGTGGAGTCCTTCCGGGAGCGCATCGGCACCGAGATCGTCTACCGCCGCCTGGAGACCAACACCGGCGGCTCCGGCGGCTTCAGCGAGGGCATGCGCATCGCCTACGAGCTGGGCTCCACCTGGATCTGGCTGATGGACGACGACGTCGAGGTCATGCCCGACGGCCTCGCCCGCATGGGCGCCTGGGCGCCGCGGTTCAAGTCCATCCAGGGGCGGCGCTACGACTACGACGGCAGCGAGTTCTACTGGCAGTACCGCATCGCCGAGCCGCTGGCCATCCCGATCCCGTTCGCACCGGCCGGCTTCGACGCTTCGGGCTACAAGGAGATGAACTCGGGCTGCTTCGAGGGCATGTTCATCCACCGCGACATCGTCGCGCAGATCGGCCTGCCCGATCCCCGATTCTTCATCTACTGGGATGACCAGATGTACGGCTGGCTCGCCTCACGCAAGACCACGGCGGTCATCGTGAACGAGTTCGTGCTGCGCCGCACCCGCGAGATCAAGCAGTGGGACATGGGCATCCGCCACATGAACGCTTCGAGCAACGCGTACCGCTACTACATCATGCGCAACCGCGGCCACATGAAGCAGTACTACCGGGCGCTGGGCGTGTACAACCCCGTGCTGTTCGGACTGGGCACGGCCCTGACGTTCGCGAAAGAGGTCATCCGGCTGCTGTTCGTCGAACGCACGGTGCGGGGCACGTCGAACCTCTTCCGCGGCATCCGCGACGGACGCAAGATCGCCCGGGATCGCTCGTGGAAGCCGATGCCGCCCCTGGCGGCCACGGCCGATCACCCGGCGGCGTAG